The Stieleria maiorica genome includes the window GTCTTCGTCATACTGCCAAGCTTTTCCCGTTTCGCAGCTTCGCTCGGTCAGGAATGTTCGGCATGTTTGAAGACAAAATCAGCTACTCTGGAGTCACCTTCGATGACGTCCTGCTGGAACCCCGCTACAGCGAAGTCGTCCCCAGCGAAGTCGACGTCAGCAGCCAGTTGACCCAGCGAATCCGGCTGCAAATCCCGCTGCTGTCCTCTCCGATGGACACCGTCACCGAAGCCGAAATGGCGATCGGACTGGCCAAAGAAGGTGGTTTGGGCATCATCCACAAGAACCTGTCCACCGAGGCCCAGACTGAAGAGGTTTTGAAGGTCAAACGCTCGGCCAACGGGATCATCGTCGACCCGGTCACGCTGCAACCGGGCGAAAAAGTCAGCCGCGCCGCCGAGTTGATGGACCAGGCCAATGTGTCCGGGATCCCGATCGTGGACGAAAACCGCAAGTTGGCTGGCATCCTGACCCGCCGCGACCTGCGATTCCTAGAAGACCCAGACCTCCCCATTTCCGAGGTCATGACCTGTGAGAACCTGGTGACGGGGACGGGGAATGTAACGCTTGAGGAAGCTGAGCGAATTTTAACGGCAAAAAGAGTCGAGAAACTTTTACTGATTGACGAAGATAGAAAACTAACGGGCCTGATTACGATTCGCGACATCGACATGATGAAGCGATTCCCCCGTGCGTGCAAAGACCCGCAAGGCAGATTGCGGGTCGGAGCGGCGATCGGGGTGGGTGATCTGGAGCGTGCCGAGGAGCTGATCCGACAAGGCGTGGACTTGTTGGTCGTCGATTCGGCTCATGGCCACAGCAAGAATGTGGTCGAGACGGTCAAAGAGATTAAGGCACAATCCGGCTGGGACATCGATGTGATCGCGGGAAACGTCGCGACCGCGGAAGGGGCCCAGGCGCTGATCGATGCCGGTGCGGACGC containing:
- the guaB gene encoding IMP dehydrogenase; this translates as MFEDKISYSGVTFDDVLLEPRYSEVVPSEVDVSSQLTQRIRLQIPLLSSPMDTVTEAEMAIGLAKEGGLGIIHKNLSTEAQTEEVLKVKRSANGIIVDPVTLQPGEKVSRAAELMDQANVSGIPIVDENRKLAGILTRRDLRFLEDPDLPISEVMTCENLVTGTGNVTLEEAERILTAKRVEKLLLIDEDRKLTGLITIRDIDMMKRFPRACKDPQGRLRVGAAIGVGDLERAEELIRQGVDLLVVDSAHGHSKNVVETVKEIKAQSGWDIDVIAGNVATAEGAQALIDAGADAIKVGIGPGSICTTRVISGVGVPQVSAILRATSVAKQKNIPVIADGGVRFSGDITKAIVAGANTVMIGSLFAGLSESPGKVILYQGRTFKTYRGMGSMGAMVKGSSDRYRQKGVQAGKLVPEGVEGRVPYKGPLSDYVYQLVGGLRAGMGYLGTKTIDELKRDGRFIRVSAATVRENHPHDIAITQEAPNYSPDVHSSDQN